aattatttgaaaatagtaaattttgatgatttttaaaagcaAAATTATTACCGTTTAGGTCTGAGTAAATGGgtggaaataaattatgttgAATTTCTATTTTTCTTGCCGTTAACTctgtaattgaataaaaaaaaattggatgaaatgaataataattttttaaattgcaaaatTATTCTGTACCTGGAATTCCGACGCAATATCGCACATTATTTAGAGTAATTAGAGAAATTTCAGGTGTAGATTTTAGAAGGGGAAAGTGGAGGAAGTAAATGATCGGTAGCCCACGCGCTATATTTTGGATAACCTCTTCTTTAGGCTGCGCCAATCGCAGCTCTCCGCGATCAgactgaaaatatttttgttttatagaaattaaattttcaaaaattttgtttttggaaaattaagtCTATATTCTTATCAAACGGTAAATTTCCtctagtttgagtacccacactCATATgttttgaacaaaaataaaaattgtgagaatttgaaaacaaaaactatttttttttaaaatcaagtcAATTTTGGTATCAAACAGTAAATTTCCGctagtttgagtacccacactcatatattttgaacaaaaacaaaaattttgaaaatttgaaaacaaaatttattttttttgaaaatcgagtcAATTTTCATATCAAACGGTAAATTTCCtctagtttgagtacccacactCATATgttttgaacaaaaataaaaattgtgaagatttgaaaacaaaaattatttttttttaaaatcaagtcAATTTTGGTATCAAACAGTAAATTTTCGctagtttgagtacccacactCATATGTTTtgaacaaaaacaaaaattttgaaaatttgaaaacaaaatttattttttttgaaaatcgagtcAATTTTCATATCAAACGGTAAATTTCCtctagtttgagtacccacactCATATgttttgaacaaaaataaaaattgtgaaaatttgaaaacaaaaattatttttttttaaaatcaagtcAATTTTGGTATCAAACAGTAAATTTCCGctagtttgagtacccacactcatatattttgaacaaaaacaaaaattttccaaattttcaaaaacaaatttttttttttttaattaatgtggTTTTCGTTGTATTCACTCAATTTCCTCTCgattgagtacccacatcgacaACATCCgcccaaaaaaaatcaatttcccaaaactaaaaaaacatgacttacATCCTGGAAAATTTCCGTTGTCTGATACCGTACCCGCAAACTCAAGCaccgaaaaattttcggtggatcataaataattatccttCCAAAAATTTCCCCACTTACTGGATTCAgtcgataggaaaaaatttccggACACGGGGATTGTAGCCCGCGAGAAAAATCAATCAAacaaatgaaaagaaaaacaataaatcTACAATAAATCATTTCACTCATTTCAATCACTTGTCAACGAACaatcaaaaagtttttaattaattttataaattaaaataaacatttaattattaaataaaaataattataattaaacacgTGCTTACATACAaggctttaatttttttttgttaaatgattaaaaatccCGGCGTTGCTGACAAAATGGCCCTCTGACAGAAGCaggtaataatttaattgctgATTAAGGACATATGAGTACACGGTAGGGAAAGGGAGGGGATAGAAAATTACTAACGTGAGGTAAAGAACAGACGGtaatttgatatatattttatatgaataatataaaaattgtagtaCAGGAagtagagaaaaatatttttttacaaaatatttatttgagaaatttcgttaaaattttggatttgaaaaaaaaaaaaaaaaatttatggctCACACGTGAAACCACTAAATTTCCGCtggaatgagtacccacatcatatatgtatatatatttttattttattgtcatcactttacatttaaaaaattacaagtccCCTGACTCccggaatttattcaaatttctttataaataattttttaaatagaatttaTATGTTTCTTCGGATAGCTTTTGACTTCCGGTTCATACTCCAAAGGATACAGTCGGAAATTTTCTCTCACACAGACAAGGATCCAGTCTTTAGCTTCATCTGCACTGTCGCTctctaaagaaaaattaaataatttaaaaattcccgcCAATATTCATtggtaattaatcaaatttttcttacTCTTAGCGAGACATCGCTTgagattttctatttttttctctggGGCTGGAAGTTGTTCCTTGAAATTTGGATTTGTTACAgagaaataactcatcactgCTTGCAAGTCGCCGGAATTATCGGGATTTATCTGCACAAATAATATGAAtactttgttttttaaaaatatctctgtaaatatcaagttttttgaaaacatgcaaaagaccttttttgtagctttttaaattctctacaaaaaatatctcttataCTTTTTCCATAAACTCAGTAGTTGTTGAgatattttgagtttaaaacTCAATGACTAAAATTGGAATTTTGAGTTAACGAAAGAGTAatcggttttttaaaaatatctctgtaaaaattcaatttttccaaaaattgcaagagaccttttttgtagggctcaaaatttcctacaaaaaagatatCTTATACTTTTTCCATAAACTCAGTAGTTATTGAgatattttgagtttaaaattcaatgactaaaattgaaattttgagttaaCAAAAGTGTaatcggtttttttaaaatatctctgcaaaaattcaattttttcaaaaattgcaagagaccttttttgtagggctcaaaatttcctacaaaaaagatatCTTATACTTTTTCTATAAACTCAGTAGTTATTGAgatattttgagtttaaaattcaatgactaaaattgaaattttgagttaaCAAAACtatagttgtttttttttaaatatctctgtaaaaattcagttttttgaaaaattgcacagaagcttttttgtagccctttaaatttcctacaaaaaaggtatcttatatttttttcataaactcAATAACTACTGagatattcaaagtttaaaatcataattatgatTTACCAATCCCATGTGCTGGTAAATACAAGTAACTCTTCGGTCCATTTCTTTTTCACTAATCgccttaaaattttgattcaaaatgGCGGATTGATAATATTTCTCCTCAATTTCCAGTATTTTCATCAGATTGTCCGGGTACTCTGGACATTTCTtcgaaacttttttgaaacCGTTATTAAACGGCCCAACTTCGAGTTCATATCCAATGGGATATAACCGGAAGTATTCTCTTATACACACGAGAATCCAGTCTTTGGCTTCCTCCGCACTGTCgctctctaaaaaaaaaaataacattcaaaatttaccgccgaaaattaactaaatttttcttactctTAGCGAGACATCCTTcgaatttttccaatttttccTCTGGAACTGGAATCTGTTCTCTAAATATTGGACTAGTTTTTGAGAAGAAATTTATTACCGCTTGTAAGTCAGCAGAATTGTCGggttttatctaaaaaatttatcaatttttttatttcctaaattttttttatctggggcaaaatggaccactgTAAATATGCGACCCCATAATTGATATCTTACCAATCCCATGTGCTGGTAAATGCAAGTCGTCTTTCGCGCCATTTCTTCGTCACTGATAGCagcgaaatttttattcttaatggCGAGTTGGTAATTTATCTCTTCGATttccaatatttttgaaaGATTTCTACTCTCCGGGTACTCTGGGCACTCGTTTTCAACTATCGGTTTGTAGCCCACAGGATGTAACCGGAAATTTGCCTTAACACACGCGAGGATCCAGGCTTTGGCTTCATCTGCGCTGTCGctctctaaaaaaaattaatgagcaaaaatttctcacagaaaattaataaaatttttcttacgtCTAGCGAGGCATCTCTTAAGATTTTCTAAAGTTTCCTCTGGAGCTGGAAGCTGTTCTGTGAATATTGGACTGGTTACAGAGAAGAAACTCATTACTGCTTGCAAATTACCGGAATTATCAGGATTTATCTGgagaaataatataaataatttgttttttcaaaatatctttgtaaatattgagttttttgaaaaatagcaagagacattttttgtagggcattaaattctctacaaaaaaggcatcttatacttttttcatAAACTTGATCGTTATTGAGATATTTGGAGTTTAAAACTCTATGaataaatttggaattttgagtttacaaaaaataacaaaagtgtgattggttttttcaaaatatctttgtaaatattgagttttttgaaaaattgcaagagacattttttgtagggcattaaattctctacaaaaaatatatcttgtACTTTTTTCATAAACTCAATATTTATTGAGATATTTAGAGTGTAAAATTGCATGGGTCATTTAGACCCCAAAAGGGcgcgaaattttaaaattcaaaatcaaaaatattattttaccaaTCCCAGGCGCTTGTAAAGGCAAGTCAGCGTGCGTTCCATTTCTTCTTTACTGATAGccgcataatttttttccctcaAGGCAGTTTGGTATTTTCTCTCTTCAATTTCCACTATTTCtttcatacttttattttccGGGTACTCTGGACATTTGTCAGCAGCTTCTGATTCGTACTCCAAAGGCACTAACCGGAAATTTTCCTGTACACACACGAGGATCCAGTCTCTGGCTTCATCTGCGCTGTCGctctctaaaaaaaattaataatcaaaaatttcccgccgaaaattaaaaaaaattttcttactctTAGCAAGACATCTCTCAAGATTTTCTAATGTTTTCTCTGGAGCTGGAATCTGTTCTTTGAATTCTGGACTGATTATAGAGAAGAAACTCATTACTGCTTGCAAATCAGCAGAATTGTCGGGTTTTATCTGgagaaataatataaatattttgttttttcaaaatatctttttaaatatcaagttttttgaaaaattgctcgagacattttttgtagggcattaaattctctacaaaaaagatctcttaTACTTTTTCCATAAACTTGATAGTTATTGAGATATTTGGAGTTTAAAACTCTATGAATAAAATTGGAATTTTGAGttcacaaaaaataacaagtgtgattggttttttcaaaatatctctgtaaatattcatttttttgaaaaattgaatgagaccttttttgtagggctttaaatttcctacaaaaaaggtatcttatACTTTTTCCATAAACTTGATAGTTATTGAGATATTTGGAGTTTAAAATTCCCTTAGGTCATCTAGACCCCAAAagggcgcgaaatttaaaaattcaaaattataattgatattttaccAATCCCAGGTGCTGGTAAATGCAAGTCGTCCTTCGCTCAATTTCTTTGTCACTGATggccgcaaaatttttttccctaaGTGCCGCTTGGTACTTTTCGTCTTCCATTTCCAGTAATTCtttcatacttttattttccGGGTACTCTGGGCATTCGTCAGCAACTTCCGGTTCATATTTTGAAGGACGTAACgggaaattttcttttatacaaACGTCGATCCAGGCTCTGGCTTCATCTGCGCTGTCGCTCTctaaagaaaaattgaataatttaaaaattcccgccaatattcattgataattaagaaagcaaaaatttcctacaaaaattaattaaattttcttactcTTAGCGAGACATCTTTTGAGATTTCCCAATTTTTCCTCTGGAAATGGAATTTGTTCTTTGATAATTGGACTTGTTGTGATTAAAAAACTCAAGACTGCTTGCAAATCACCAGAATTGTCGGGTTTTATCtggaaaattgttttatttatacttgAGGTAAAATGAGCCATTGCTAATATACGTGCCCATcataccccccccccccttgtTAACTTAATAATCATTTTACCAGTCCCAAGTGCTGGTAAACACAAGTCGCTCTTCGTTGCATTTCTTTTTGACTGATggccgcaaaatttttttccctaaTGGCGGCTTGGTAATTTTCCTCTTCgattttcaatatttctctcatacttttattttccGGGTACTCTGGGCATTCGTCAGCAACTTCTGGTTCATATTTTGAAGGACGTAACgggaaattttcttttatacaaACGTCGATCCAGGCTCTGGCTTCATCTGCGCTGTCGCTCTctaaaagaaattaataagcaaaaatttcctacgaaaattaattaaattttcttactcTTAGCGAGACATCTTTTgagattttccaatttttccTCTGGAAATGGAATTTGGTCTTTGATAATTGGATTtgttatgattaaaaaactcaATACTGCTTGTAAATCACCGGAATTATCGGGATTTATCtggaaaattgatttattattttatttatttaaatttttttttgatctggGGCACTATGGCCCCCAGACCCTTATCCTCTTGttaactaaattattattttaccagTCTCAGGTGCTGGTAAACACAAGTCGCTCTTCGTTCCATTTCCTTTGGACTGATGGCGGCTAAATTACCGGCGGCCAATGCGTCGCGGTAATTTTTCTCTTCGAATTCTAGCGTTTGAGTAAAATCGTCTGGATACTCTGGACATTTTGTTGGCTCCTCTCGAATTTTATCAGTTGGAACAGAAGCCTGAGAGTTTATAGTATTATGAGAAAAAGTGGACTAGGggttgcataaaaaaaattgaaaaaatacttttcttttgggaaatttaattagctACAATTTCGGTCTCTATAATTTTTCCCGTATCTTTAATATTTAGcccgtaattttaattttcaaattcaaaatttgaagcCTTTGAAAACCCGACAGTTTCTGTAAAAGTCTCTGATTTTTCCTATATTTttcagctaaaaaaaattggaaaaatatttttcttgtgggaaatttaattagctACATTTTCGGTCTCCATAATTTTTCCCGTATCTTCAATATTTAGcccgtaattttaattttcaaattcaaaatttgaagctATTGAAAACCCGACAGTTTCTATAAAGTCTCTGATTTTTCCTAGATTtttcatcgaaaaaaaattgaaaaaatacttttcttatgggaaatttaattagctACATTTTCGGTCTCTTTAATTTTTCTCGTATCTCCAATATTTAGcccgtaattttaatttttaaattcaaaatttgaagcCTTTGAAAACCCGACAGTTTCTATAAAAGTCTCTGATTTTTCCTAGATTtttcatcgaaaaaaaactgaaaaaatacttttcttgtgggaaatttaattgGCTACATTTTCGGTCTCTTTAACCTTTCCCGTATCTTCAATATTTAGcccgtaattttaattttcaaattcaaaatttgaagcCTTTCAAAACCTGACTGTTTCTATAAAAGTCTCTCCTAGAtttttcatctaaaaaaaattggaaaaatactttttcttAAGGGAAATTTAATTGGCTACATTTTCGGTCTCTTTAACTTTTCCCGTATCTTCAATATTATcccgaaattttaattttcaaattcaaaatttgaagcCTTTGAAAACCTGACAGTTTCTATAAAAGTCTCTGATTTTTCCTAGAtttttcatctaaaaaaaattgaaaaaatacttttcttgTGGGAAATTGAATTGGCTACAATTTCGGTCTCTTTAATTGTTCCCGTATCTTCAATATTTAGcccgtaattttaattttcaaattcgaaATTTGTAGCCTTTGAAAATCTGAcagtttttataaaagtctCTGATTTTTCCGAGAtttttcatctaaaaaaaattggaaaaatacttttcttgtaggaaatttaattggcTATATTTTCGGTCTCTTTAATTTTTCTCGTATCTTCAATATTTAGcccgaaattttaattttcaaattcaaaatttaaagtcTGAAAAATCCGACAGTTTCCGTAAAAGTATCTAATTTTCGTGGATTTTATCGctataaaaaattagcaaaacactttttcttataaaaaatttgaatgccTACAAATTTGGTCCTCATCATTTTCGTCGTATCTCCAATATTTACCTCGCAATTCCAATCTTTACTCTAAAAACTCAATCTCCATGCGATTTTCGCGAgttcataatatttatatgcatACGTATTTAGAGCCACGTGGCATATATTCTACTTAACCTCTTTTTTAGTACTTACTAtcatattatcatatattatttactaatactcttattatttttatttccatattcccaaaaatttccaaataataatttactatcataaaaaaaattttaattttcattaattaacaGTTAAGTTTTTCTGCAAAACGCAAAAAAAGCTTCGCTTCTCTCGGGTGTCCatcttttttttccgaaaattcaaaatgctcaattttatcaaattttcaattatatttaaatatgtataaatataaatatatcaacaaaatataaatatatatatgaatttatcaaaaatatatatacatatatataatacatacatacatacatacatatatatttatatatatcaactTACTGCGTAAATATTTCCAGCTAAAATTTGGACgcagacaaaaataaaaatcaaatacattttgaaataaaaaaaaatatttaaaacttattatttttatcaaaactcAATACAACTCTTAGCAACACAAACTGACAATTTCGcggataaatataaaaaaaaactattaaatcgGTCTTTTATATAACATACACGTAACCGTGGATCCGTAAAGGAAATAATCTCCGGAAAAATCTTAGCAGAGGGGATAATAACActagttaaaatatatatatatatatatatttatatatatatatttgtataggtatatgtatagatatataggtattgaaaaaagataattaaattgttatggCGATGAGTAATTTAGTATCCGAGATAGAATAAAAAACACGTACGGTCacgttttactttttattatcaattattgtaATGACATTCTTAAAGTGCGCAGTAACAACTTCTGTAATGAGAcacgattattttttcattgtttgatattattattattattattggcaGCGCACATTCTAATGccagataattttattctcaagctgaaaaaaaaaaaataaaataaatattttaagtgtATAGAGATAAATTATACTTAATTTATGTTACTgcgcttttaaaaaatcacgaggtttaaaaataattttctttttattgttttttttttcgtggaaaaattttattttttatcatttattttatttcgttacgTAACTCGGCAATTATTGAGTTTATGTGAAAAAGCGTAAGAatgttttttgtaggaaatttaatttagaaaaaaattgttcatgtGTAATTTTCATGTAAAGTTGATTCTTTAGCgggtatttttagttttagtgGAGatgagggaatttttttgggaaaatttattatcggtgggctttgaatttaaattgtggCGAAACTATTAAAGATATAAGAAAAATGTGTAGGAAtgaatttgtagaaaattaaattttgaacaaaaaatgtataagtaaatttttgggtaaaatcaatatttgagctgatattttaatttttagaaaatatgagtaatttttttttaaaagaatttataatttttgaattttaaattaaaattgtggataaactattaaagatatgagaaaaatttataggaatgaatttgtagggaattaaattttaaacaaaaaatgtatgagtaaatttttgggtaaaatcaatatttgagctgatattttaatttttaaaaaatatgagtaatttttttttaagagaatttataatttttgaattttaaattaaaattgtggATAAACTATTGGAGATATGGGAAAAATGTATAGGAATGAATTTGTAgggaatcaaattttgaacaaaaaatgtataggtaaatttttgtgtaaaatcaatatttgagctgatattttaatttttagaaaatatgagtaatttttttttaaaagaatttataatttttgaattctaaattaaaattgcgGCTCAACTATTAAAGATATGGGAAAAATGTATAGGAATGAATTTggagggaattaaattttgaacaaaaaatgtataagtaaatttttgggtaaaatcaatatttgagctgatattttaatttttagaaaatatgagtaatttttttttatgagaatttataatttttgaattttgaattttaaattgaaattgcGGCTAAACTATTAATGATATAAGAAAAATGCACAGGAATGAATTTggagggaattaaattttgaacaaaaaatgtatgagtaaatttttgggtaaaatcaatatttgagctgatattttgatttttaaaaaatatgagtaatttttttttaaaagattttataatttttgaattttaaattaaaattgtggATAAACTATTGGAGATATGGGAAAAATGTATGAGAAtgaatttgtaggaaattaaattctgaacaaaaaatatataagtaaatttttacgaaaacCCGATAGTTTAGCCGGTAGaacaaaaaattctcaaataaaataactgctttgaaaaatatttcaattttcgataaaataattcagtAGAATCGATAATTACGATTCGATGTGACGATCGGAAAGCTAGTCgattgaaaaaagttcaattttattttacaactcaagtataatttaagaaaaaaaatctccaaCACTTTTCCAGTCCTTTTTTTCCGGACGGtttttcaatagtttttttgtTCGTCTCCACTTCGAGAGTCTCGGTGGTGTTATACGTGTATTTTCTTCGGATTTTCTTTAGTCTAGTGTCTCTCAGTAGATAATCGAATGTCCAAAGTACTCTCCCGAGTATCACCGTGTGTTCAACCGAGCGAAAATTATTTACGACGTTAGTTCTATTAGCTAtagtttaaacttttttgtcaGCTTACTCTTCAAACTCACTTTTCATGCCTCATATAGTCAATATTCACTTTATTATCTTCTCtactttttactttattttataagaataataataatcaggcCCTGAAATCACAAATTTCGTATTCTGAGCTTCTGGGATTGATCTCAAGCtgcgagaaaattttttttgctgacaTATCGACtttattttacttgttttTGTGCCTACGGATGATTCGGAACCCAATTGGCGGCAATCGGTccccgaaaaaaaatatgatacttTTGGATTCTTTTTtgcacaataaattataaaaaaaaaaatatttgaaaaaattgcacttgtagttttttaaattttctacatgtgaatttttttagttttttttaaaattgattttttcaaaacaaaatccaaaaattcatTGTCTACTAAATTcagtcataaattaatttttggatttatttttaaacgagaaattataaaaaaaaaatatttgaaaaaattgcacctgtagttttttaaattctctacatgtgcatttttttagtttttttaaaaattgattttctcaaaacaaaatccaaaaattcagtcataaattaattcttggatttatttttaaacgataaattataaaaaaaaaatatttgaaaaaattgcacctgtagttttttaaattctctacatgtgcattttttgagtttttttttaaattgattttttcaaaacaaaattaaaaaaattcattgtcTACTAAAttcattcataaattaatttttggatttatttttgcacaataaattataaaaaaaaaaaatatttgaaaaaattgcacccgtagtttttcaaattctctacatgtgcatttttttagtttttttttaaattgattttttcaaaaaaaaatccaaaaattcatTGTCTACTAAATTcagtcataaattaatttttggatttatttttaaacgagaaattataaaaaaaaaatattaaaaaaaattgcacctgtagtttttcaaattctctacatgtgcatttttttagttttttttcaaattgattttttcaaaaaaaaatccaaaaattcatTGTCTACTAAATTcagtcataaattaatttttggatttatttttaaacgagaaattataaaaaaaaatattaaaaaaaattgcacctgtagtttttcaaattctctacatgtgcatttttttagtttttttttaaattgattttttcaaaaaaaaatccaaaaattcatTGTCTACTAAATTcagtcataaattaatttttgtatttatttttaaacgagaaattataaaaaaaaaatattaaaaaaaattgcacctgtagtttttcaaattctctacatgtgcatttttttagttttttttcaaattgattttttcaaaaaaaaatccaaaaattcatTGTCTACTAAATTcagtcataaattaatttttggatttatttttaaacgagaaattataaaaaaaaaatattaaaaaaaattgcacctgtagtttttcaaattctctacatgtgcatttttttagttttttttcaaattgattttttcaaaaaaaaatccaaaaattcatTGTCTACTAAATTCAgtcacaaattaatttttggatttatttttaaacgataaattataaaaaaaa
The DNA window shown above is from Microplitis mediator isolate UGA2020A chromosome 1, iyMicMedi2.1, whole genome shotgun sequence and carries:
- the LOC130668281 gene encoding uncharacterized protein LOC130668281 isoform X3, with amino-acid sequence MYLIFIFVCVQILAGNIYAASVPTDKIREEPTKCPEYPDDFTQTLEFEEKNYRDALAAGNLAAISPKEMERRATCVYQHLRLINPDNSGDLQAVLSFLIITNPIIKDQIPFPEEKLENLKRCLAKKSDSADEARAWIDVCIKENFPLRPSKYEPEVADECPEYPENKSMREILKIEEENYQAAIREKNFAAISQKEMQRRATCVYQHLGLIKPDNSGDLQAVLSFLITTSPIIKEQIPFPEEKLGNLKRCLAKKSDSADEARAWIDVCIKENFPLRPSKYEPEVADECPEYPENKSMKELLEMEDEKYQAALREKNFAAISDKEIERRTTCIYQHLGLIKPDNSADLQAVMSFFSIISPEFKEQIPAPEKTLENLERCLAKKSDSADEARDWILVCVQENFRLVPLEYESEAADKCPEYPENKSMKEIVEIEERKYQTALREKNYAAISKEEMERTLTCLYKRLGLINPDNSGNLQAVMSFFSVTSPIFTEQLPAPEETLENLKRCLARQSDSADEAKAWILACVKANFRLHPVGYKPIVENECPEYPESRNLSKILEIEEINYQLAIKNKNFAAISDEEMARKTTCIYQHMGLINPDNSGDLQAVMSYFSVTNPNFKEQLPAPEKKIENLKRCLAKKSDSADEAKDWILVCVRENFRLYPLEYEPEVKSYPKKHINSI
- the LOC130668281 gene encoding uncharacterized protein LOC130668281 isoform X1, which produces MYLIFIFVCVQILAGNIYAASVPTDKIREEPTKCPEYPDDFTQTLEFEEKNYRDALAAGNLAAISPKEMERRATCVYQHLRLINPDNSGDLQAVLSFLIITNPIIKDQIPFPEEKLENLKRCLAKKSDSADEARAWIDVCIKENFPLRPSKYEPEVADECPEYPENKSMREILKIEEENYQAAIREKNFAAISQKEMQRRATCVYQHLGLIKPDNSGDLQAVLSFLITTSPIIKEQIPFPEEKLGNLKRCLAKKSDSADEARAWIDVCIKENFPLRPSKYEPEVADECPEYPENKSMKELLEMEDEKYQAALREKNFAAISDKEIERRTTCIYQHLGLIKPDNSADLQAVMSFFSIISPEFKEQIPAPEKTLENLERCLAKKSDSADEARDWILVCVQENFRLVPLEYESEAADKCPEYPENKSMKEIVEIEERKYQTALREKNYAAISKEEMERTLTCLYKRLGLINPDNSGNLQAVMSFFSVTSPIFTEQLPAPEETLENLKRCLARQSDSADEAKAWILACVKANFRLHPVGYKPIVENECPEYPESRNLSKILEIEEINYQLAIKNKNFAAISDEEMARKTTCIYQHMGLIKPDNSADLQAVINFFSKTSPIFREQIPVPEEKLEKFEGCLAKKSDSAEEAKDWILVCIREYFRLYPIGYELEVGPFNNGFKKVSKKCPEYPDNLMKILEIEEKYYQSAILNQNFKAISEKEMDRRVTCIYQHMGLINPDNSGDLQAVMSYFSVTNPNFKEQLPAPEKKIENLKRCLAKKSDSADEAKDWILVCVRENFRLYPLEYEPEVKSYPKKHINSI
- the LOC130668281 gene encoding uncharacterized protein LOC130668281 isoform X2: MYLIFIFVCVQILAGNIYAASVPTDKIREEPTKCPEYPDDFTQTLEFEEKNYRDALAAGNLAAISPKEMERRATCVYQHLRLINPDNSGDLQAVLSFLIITNPIIKDQIPFPEEKLENLKRCLAKKSDSADEARAWIDVCIKENFPLRPSKYEPEVADECPEYPENKSMREILKIEEENYQAAIREKNFAAISQKEMQRRATCVYQHLGLIKPDNSGDLQAVLSFLITTSPIIKEQIPFPEEKLGNLKRCLAKKSDSADEARDWILVCVQENFRLVPLEYESEAADKCPEYPENKSMKEIVEIEERKYQTALREKNYAAISKEEMERTLTCLYKRLGLINPDNSGNLQAVMSFFSVTSPIFTEQLPAPEETLENLKRCLARQSDSADEAKAWILACVKANFRLHPVGYKPIVENECPEYPESRNLSKILEIEEINYQLAIKNKNFAAISDEEMARKTTCIYQHMGLIKPDNSADLQAVINFFSKTSPIFREQIPVPEEKLEKFEGCLAKKSDSAEEAKDWILVCIREYFRLYPIGYELEVGPFNNGFKKVSKKCPEYPDNLMKILEIEEKYYQSAILNQNFKAISEKEMDRRVTCIYQHMGLINPDNSGDLQAVMSYFSVTNPNFKEQLPAPEKKIENLKRCLAKKSDSADEAKDWILVCVRENFRLYPLEYEPEVKSYPKKHINSI